The Chlorocebus sabaeus isolate Y175 chromosome 1, mChlSab1.0.hap1, whole genome shotgun sequence genome includes a region encoding these proteins:
- the SESN3 gene encoding sestrin-3, giving the protein MNRGGSSPSAAANYLLCTNCRKVLRKDKRIRVSQPLTRGPSAFIPEKEVVQANTVDERTNFLVEEYSTSGRLDNITQVMSLHTQYLESFLRSQFYMLRMDGPLPLPYRHYIAIMAAARHQCSYLINMHVDEFLKTGGIAEWLNGLEYVPQRLKNLNEINKLLAHRPWLITKEHIQKLVKTGENNWSLPELVHAVVLLAHYHALASFVFGSGINPERDPEISNGFTLISVNNFCVCDLANDNNIENASLSGGNFGIVDSLSELEALMERMKRLQEEREDEEASQEEMSTRFEKEKKESLFVVSGDTFHSFPHSDFEDDMIITSDVSRYIEDPGFGYEDFARRGEEHLPTFRAQDYTWENHGFSLVNRLYSDIGHLLDEKFRMVYNLTYNTMATHEDVDTTMLRRALFNYVHCMFGIRYDDYDYGEVNQLLERSLKVYIKTVTCYPERTTKRMYDSYWRQFKHSEKVHVNLLLMEARMQAELLYALRAITRHLT; this is encoded by the exons gataaaaGAATCAGAGTATCTCAACCCTTGACAAGAGGACCAAGTGCCTTTATTCCAGAGAAGGAA GTTGTCCAAGCAAACACAGTGGATGAACGTACTAACTTTCTTGTGGAAGAATACTCTACATCCGGTCGTCTGGACAACATCACACAGGTCATGAGTTTGCACACTCAGTACCTGGAGTCTTTCTTGCGGAGCCAGTTTTACATGTTGCGCATGGATGGTCCCCTTCCTCTACCATACAGGCACTATATTGCAATAATG GCTGCAGCTAGACATCAGTGTTCTTACTTAATAAACATGCATGTGGATGAATTTTTAAAGACTGGAGGTATTGCTGAGTGGTTGAATGGTTTGGAATATGTGCCACAAAGACTGAAAAATCTTAATGAAATTAATAAGCTGCTAGCACACCGACCTTGGCTGATCACAAAAGAGCACATTCAG AAACTtgtcaaaactggagaaaataatTGGTCTCTGCCTGAACTGGTACATGCTGTGGTCCTCCTGGCACATTATCATGCTTTGGCAAGCTTTGTTTTTGGTAGTGGTATCAATCCAGAGAGAGATCCAGAAATCTCCAATGGATTCACGCTAATATCAGTCAACAATTTCTGCGTTTGTGATCTTGCTAATGACAACAACATAGAGAATGCGTCCCTTTCAGGCGGCAACTTTGGG ATTGTGGATTCTCTAAGTGAGCTAGAGGCCTTAATGGAAAGGATGAAAAGACttcaagaagaaagggaagatgaAGAGGCGTCTCAGGAAGAAATGAGCACTCGTtttgaaaaggagaagaaagaaagtctTTTTGTGGTCTCTGGAGATacttttcattcatttcctcattcag ATTTTGAGGATGACATGATTATAACATCTGATGTCTCTCGATACATTGAAGACCCTGGTTTTGGTTATGAAGACTTTGCGAGACGAGGAGAAGAGCATTTGCCAACATTCCGAGCTCAG gaCTATACCTGGGAAAATCATGGTTTCTCCCTGGTGAACAGACTTTATTCTGACATTGGACATCTTCTTGATGAAAAGTTTCGGATGGTCTACAATCTCACATATAACACTATGGCCACCCATGAGGATGTTGACACAACCATGCTGCGCAGAGCTTTATTTAACTACGTTCACTGTATGTTTGGAATCAG GTATGATGACTATGATTATGGAGAAGTTAATCAATTACTTGAAAGAAGCCTGAAGGTTTACATTAAAACAGTGACCTGCTATCCTGAGAGGACTACAAAACGCATGTATGATAGTTACTGGCGGCAGTTCAAACACTCAGAAAAG GTTCATGTCAATCTACTCTTAATGGAAGCACGAATGCAAGCTGAACTTCTCTATGCTCTTCGTGCCATAACTCGGCATTTGACCTGA